One Macadamia integrifolia cultivar HAES 741 unplaced genomic scaffold, SCU_Mint_v3 scaffold1042, whole genome shotgun sequence genomic region harbors:
- the LOC122062450 gene encoding DNA excision repair protein ERCC-6-like, with translation MRFSSKPISSPGRADKFPPPLTRFLRSNVGSRSRGRSRSSPMFVQKKNASAAVETQEPSSPKVTCMGQVRVRRSKQARVTKPSRSSTTTATKRRFRWIRKAFMCNSSIRKLKPKSSRPIWRKWFLFLQVGYRRKVDSAKDSAVGESKREETDEEDTDRGDGDEEEEEEEEEDKVFVSSSPPKNALLLMRSRSAPYRASSLANRFWGSPSPIEDAADGKKKQETINRVETEDGEEKEEEERPTSGNEVTCRDSATESRKSSETEEKLGLSDGLQSSSSERTTITIGTGKMPSKLMEGGGSAQPLVLTRCKSEPGRRTGTGTGRFDPEMSFWKKPRLRLGEKCPPHVYD, from the coding sequence ATGCGGTTCTCTTCGAAACCCATCTCGAGTCCAGGTCGTGCAGACAAGTTTCCACCTCCATTAACAAGGTTTTTGAGAAGCAATGTGGGGAGTCGAAGCAGGGGAAGGTCTCGTTCAAGCCCTATGTTTGTGCAAAAGAAGAATGCTTCTGCGGCGGTTGAAACCCAGGAACCTTCTTCCCCTAAGGTCACCTGTATGGGGCAAGTTCGCGTACGAAGATCCAAGCAAGCAAGGGTTACTAAGCCCAGTCGAAGCAGTACCACTACCGCCACCAAACGCCGGTTTCGGTGGATTCGTAAAGCTTTTATGTGTAACTCCTCCATTAGAAAACTCAAGCCGAAGTCGTCTCGTCCTATTTGGCGGAAATGGTTTCTGTTTCTCCAAGTGGGTTATCGGAGAAAAGTCGATTCCGCCAAAGATTCTGCGGTGGGAGAATCTAAACGAGAAGAAACAGATGAAGAAGATACCGACCGAGGAGAcggagacgaagaagaagaagaagaggaagaggaagataaggtttttgtttcttcttccccACCGAAAAACGCTTTATTGCTCATGAGAAGCAGATCAGCGCCGTACCGAGCTTCCTCTCTGGCTAATCGATTCTGGGGTTCACCCTCTCCGATTGAAGATGCTGCGGATGGGAAGAAAAAGCAGGAAACCATAAACCGCGTCGAAACcgaagatggagaagaaaaagaagaagaagaaagacccACATCGGGAAATGAAGTCACTTGCAGAGATTCGGCTACAGAATCAAGAAAAAGTTCAGAAACTGAAGAAAAGTTGGGATTATCCGATGGATTACAAAGCTCAAGCAGTGAAAGAACCACTATAACCATCGGAACCGGTAAAATGCCGTCGAAATTAATGGAAGGAGGAGGATCAGCTCAGCCACTGGTACTAACGAGATGTAAATCAGAGCCGGGGAGAAGAACAGGAACAGGAACAGGAAGGTTCGATCCAGAGATGTCCTTCTGGAAGAAACCAAGGTTGCGTTTAGGTGAGAAATGTCCACCACATGTTTACGATTGA
- the LOC122062445 gene encoding uncharacterized protein LOC122062445 isoform X2, which translates to MENSPANQLPEVDSLPDGFVESSEQDKNNADYKDTLSELDISNESRHELASSSQDSSAMNEIRLAENRAETMEKNRKFPVALSEKDSIDTCGDSLDAARKGCVGDSVGGSIMHEMANSAAESSERVSSYHELPTVPSHIEGDCQISDRVTEGSSELQTTHLKQRSAPENTESRNRKLETAEGKRKSVKRNLKSEKEFLEFTLKYQQVIAERDAGKQAKFYHHVKSFHIRLLKMICLWLSKIRHRKT; encoded by the exons ATGGAGAACTCGCCTGCTAATCAACTCCCTGAAGTGGATTCATTACCAGACGGTTTTGTCGAGAGCTCAGAACAGGATAAGAATAACGCAGATTACAAGGATACATTGTCGGAACTCGATATTTCCAATGAATCCAGACATGAGCTGGCTTCGTCTTCCCAAGATTCATCTGCGATGAACGAGATTCGATTGGCCGAGAACAGAGCCGAGACGATGGAGAAGAATAGGAAGTTCCCTGTGGCATTGTCTGAGAAGGATAGCATCGACACTTGTGGGGATTCATTGGATGCAGCCAGGAAGGGTTGCGTCGGGGATAGTGTAGGTGGATCAATCATGCATGAAATGGCTAACTCGGCTGCGGAATCTTCAGAGAGGGTATCCTCATACCATGAGCTTCCCACGGTTCCGTCACATATTGAAGGAGACTGCCAAATCTCCGATAGAG TAACTGAAGGTTCCTCAGAGTTGCAAACTACCCATCTTAAGCAAAGATCTGCACCAGAAAATACTGAATCAAGAAACCGAAAGCTA GAAACAGCTGAAGGGAAACGCAAAAGCGTAAAACGTAACTTAAAGTCAGAGAAGGAGTTCCTGGAGTTCACTTTGAAGTATCAACAAGTTATTGCAGAACGAGATGCAGGTAAACAGGCAAAATTTTATCACCATGTTAAGAGTTTCCACATAAGGCTTCTGAAGATGATTTGTCTTTGGTTAAGTAAGATACGCCATCGGAAAACCTGA
- the LOC122062445 gene encoding uncharacterized protein LOC122062445 isoform X1: MENSPANQLPEVDSLPDGFVESSEQDKNNADYKDTLSELDISNESRHELASSSQDSSAMNEIRLAENRAETMEKNRKFPVALSEKDSIDTCGDSLDAARKGCVGDSVGGSIMHEMANSAAESSERVSSYHELPTVPSHIEGDCQISDRVTEGSSELQTTHLKQRSAPENTESRNRKLSQETAEGKRKSVKRNLKSEKEFLEFTLKYQQVIAERDAGKQAKFYHHVKSFHIRLLKMICLWLSKIRHRKT, from the exons ATGGAGAACTCGCCTGCTAATCAACTCCCTGAAGTGGATTCATTACCAGACGGTTTTGTCGAGAGCTCAGAACAGGATAAGAATAACGCAGATTACAAGGATACATTGTCGGAACTCGATATTTCCAATGAATCCAGACATGAGCTGGCTTCGTCTTCCCAAGATTCATCTGCGATGAACGAGATTCGATTGGCCGAGAACAGAGCCGAGACGATGGAGAAGAATAGGAAGTTCCCTGTGGCATTGTCTGAGAAGGATAGCATCGACACTTGTGGGGATTCATTGGATGCAGCCAGGAAGGGTTGCGTCGGGGATAGTGTAGGTGGATCAATCATGCATGAAATGGCTAACTCGGCTGCGGAATCTTCAGAGAGGGTATCCTCATACCATGAGCTTCCCACGGTTCCGTCACATATTGAAGGAGACTGCCAAATCTCCGATAGAG TAACTGAAGGTTCCTCAGAGTTGCAAACTACCCATCTTAAGCAAAGATCTGCACCAGAAAATACTGAATCAAGAAACCGAAAGCTA TCTCAGGAAACAGCTGAAGGGAAACGCAAAAGCGTAAAACGTAACTTAAAGTCAGAGAAGGAGTTCCTGGAGTTCACTTTGAAGTATCAACAAGTTATTGCAGAACGAGATGCAGGTAAACAGGCAAAATTTTATCACCATGTTAAGAGTTTCCACATAAGGCTTCTGAAGATGATTTGTCTTTGGTTAAGTAAGATACGCCATCGGAAAACCTGA
- the LOC122062448 gene encoding uncharacterized protein LOC122062448 codes for MWQFLLAAAVAGSSFFAQRFCWNGDPEPTVKSEQQDNDVVEAEEELVPVDHEKSQVPPPLFGSPSLISSGLCQFSESLNCEVRSSRTGEESIFRFSSLGGEGGIGSSCGSKGSVKAAAEFPACKRNDGVKRRLGSKKYEKSSTGRRVGVVEEPRKKGRRYFLCLKRRRTSKNAIARCEPRSSTGSTLFGWGLSVGIMYMVSAGKAEINKLNTTVHETAKAVQELQNELHQRKSYRAAQNSNCKSKVDANPRNISSHMLQQQVISNSDAKQEDSNYPEDLGVQVTDDVDCVSCVLTEEPEPEALKMDQLEAELEFELQKIPWCVAEEASSYEGNFINLGEIELEHSLNIMNTELLDDSPHKLEGIYFDSHQSHGVIPSELDKRLCHLLIEQQESQILELEAKLESSQSKLYEKETDLQALKDCVRHLTELSLETTSDETEEAGTQAIGGDCNNCTNSSLSAELLGDGANNMVGKKSMVGKKRVMESQSCDCHLRENEVSINGWGCM; via the exons ATGTGGCAGTTTCTATTAGCCGCTGCGGTGGCTGGATCTAGCTTCTTCGCCCAACGCTTCTGTTGGAATGGAGATCCTGAGCCGACTGTGAAATCTGAGCAGCAGGACAATGACGTGGTGGAGGCTGAGGAAGAGCTAGTACCCGTCGATCATGAGAAATCTCAAGTTCCGCCTCCTCTGTTTGGTTCGCCTTCTCTGATCTCAAGTGGGTTGTGTCAATTTTCTGAGTCTTTGAACTGTGAGGTGAGGAGTTCAAGGACGGGAGAAGAGAGTATCTTTAGATTCTCTAGTTTGGGTGGTGAGGGTGGAATTGGGTCTTCATGCGGTTCGAAAGGTTCAGTAAAAGCGGCCGCTGAGTTTCCTGCATGTAAGAGAAATGATGGTGTTAAGAGAAGACTTGGGTCTAAGAAATATGAGAAGTCATCTACAGGCCGTCGTGTAGGAGTGGTGGAGGAAccgaggaagaagggaagaaggtaCTTCCTTTGCTTGAAGAGGAGGAGGACCAGCAAGAATGCTATTGCGAGATGCGAACCACGTTCCTCCACAG GTAGCACATTATTTGGCTGGGGACTCAGTGTTGGCATTATGTACATGGTATCTGCTGGAAAAGCTGAAATCAATAAATTGAATACCACTGTACACGAAACTGCAAAAGCTGTGCAGGAGTTACAGAATGAACTTCATCAGAGGAAATCTTATCGTGCAGCACAAAACTCAAATTGTAAGAGTAAAGTTGATGCCAATCCCAGGAATATCAGCAGCCATATGCTCCAACAGCAAGTGATCTCTAATTCAGATGCAAAACAAGAAGACTCCAATTATCCCGAAGATTTAGGCGTTCAAGTTACTGATGATGTTGACTGTGTTAGTTGTGTTCTTACTGAAGAGCCAGAGCCAGAGGCACTAAAAATGGATCAGCTCGAAGCAGAGCTTGAATTTGAACTGCAGAAAATTCCTTGGTGTGTCGCAGAAGAAGCATCGAGCTATGAAGGCAACTTCATAAATTTGGGAGAG ATTGAACTGGAACATTCTCTGAACATCATGAACACTGAACTCTTGGATGATAGCCCACACAAACTAGAAGGCATTTATTTTGACTCTCACCAATCCCATGGAGTAATACCATCTGAATTGGATAAAAGACTCTGTCATTTGCTCATTGAGCAGCAGGAGAGCCAGATCTTAGAGCTTGAAGCCAAACTGGAGTCAAGCCAGAGCAAGCTTTATGAGAAGGAAACAGATCTCCAGGCATTGAAGGATTGTGTTCGTCACCTCACTGAACTTTCTCTTGAAACAACTTCAG ATGAAACTGAGGAGGCTGGAACACAGGCCATTGGAGGAGACTGTAACAATTGTACCAACTCGTCATTATCTGCGGAGTTGCTTGGTGATGGTGCTAACAATATGGTGGGGAAGAAATCAATGGTCGGGAAGAAAAGAGTAATGGAGTCCCAATCATGTGATTGCCATTTGAGAGAGAATGAAGTCTCTATAAATGGGTGGGGATGCATGTAA